One genomic window of Manihot esculenta cultivar AM560-2 chromosome 16, M.esculenta_v8, whole genome shotgun sequence includes the following:
- the LOC110602884 gene encoding trifunctional UDP-glucose 4,6-dehydratase/UDP-4-keto-6-deoxy-D-glucose 3,5-epimerase/UDP-4-keto-L-rhamnose-reductase RHM2 isoform X2, whose product MTSHPAPYYQPRNLLITGAAGFIASHVTNRLIKNYPGYKIVALDKLDYCSNLKNLAPCRSSPNFKFVKGDIASADLVNHLLIAEDIDTIMHFAAQTHVDNSFGNSFEFTTNNIYGTHVLLEACKVTKRIRRFIHVSTDEVYGETDMETDIGNPEASQLLPTNPYSATKAGAEMLVMAYNRSYGLPTITTRGNNVYGPNQFPEKLIPKFILLAMKGEQLPIHGNGSNVRSYLHCDDVAEAFDVILHKGVIGHVYNIGTKKERRVLDVAEDICKLFGLDTEKAIKFVQDRPFNDQRYFLDDQKLKKLGWQETTPWTEGLKMTMDWYIKNPQWWGDVSAALHPHPRISLIVHANDDAWLLENARLSNEDENNKSSELKFLIYGRTGWIGGLLGKLCDNQSINFEYGTGRLQDRRSIMDDVMRVRPTHVLNAAGVTGRPNVDWCESHKVETIRTNVVGTLNLADVCKDNNLLMINFATGCIFEYDKEHPQGSGIGFKEEDEPNFTGSFYSKTKAMVEDLLKEYENVCTLRVRMPISSDLSNPRNFITKISRYSKVVNIPNSMTVLDELLPISIEMAKRNCRGIWNFTNPGVISHNEILELYKKYIEPGFKWVNFNLEEQAKVIVAARSNNELDAAKLKKEFPDMLSIKDSIIKYVFEPNKKT is encoded by the exons ATGACTTCTCATCCTGCTCCTTATTATCAACCAAGAAATCTCCTAATAACTGGTGCAGCTGGTTTTATAGCCTCTCATGTGACTAACAGACTGATCAAGAACTATCCTGGATACAAGATTGTTGCTCTTGACAAGCTAGATTACTGCTCTAACCTCAAGAACCTTGCTCCGTGTAGATCATCTCCAAACTTTAAATTTGTAAAGGGTGATATTGCAAGTGCAGATCTTGTAAACCACCTTTTGATAGCTGAAGATATTGATACCATTATGCACTTTGCTGCCCAAACCCATGTTGATAATTCCTTTGGTAACTCCTTTGAATTCACTACCAACAATATTTATGGTACTCATGTACTTCTTGAAGCCTGCAAGGTCACTAAGCGAATCAGGAGGTTCATTCATGTCAGTACTGATGAAGTTTATGGTGAAACAGACATGGAAACCGATATTGGCAACCCTGAGGCTTCACAGCTCCTGCCTACAAACCCTTACTCTGCTACAAAAGCTGGGGCTGAAATGCTTGTCATGGCTTATAATCGATCATACGGCCTTCCTACAATTACAACTAGAGGCAATAATGTGTATGGCCCTAACCAATTCCCAGAAAAACTTATTCCAAAATTCATTCTCCTTGCTATGAAAGGCGAGCAGTTGCCGATCCATGGTAATGGCTCAAATGTGAGAAGCTATCTACACTGTGATGATGTGGCAGAGGCATTTGATGTCATACTTCATAAAGGGGTCATCGGCCATGTGTATAATATTGGTACCAAGAAGGAGAGACGAGTCCTAGATGTAGCAGAGGACATATGCAAGCTGTTTGGATTGGATACTGAAAAAGCGATAAAATTCGTTCAAGATAGACCTTTCAATGATCAGAGATATTTCTTGGATGATCAGAAGCTCAAGAAACTTGGGTGGCAAGAAACGACTCCTTGGACAGAAGGGCTAAAGATGACAATGGATTGGTACATCAAAAATCCGCAATGGTGGGGCGATGTATCTGCTGCTCTCCATCCACATCCTCGCATCTCATTAATAGTTCACGCAAACGACGACGCATGGTTGTTGGAGAATGCACGTTTGAGTAATGAGGACGAGAATAATAAAAGCTCAGAACTGAAGTTCTTAATATATGGGAGGACTGGCTGGATAGGGGGGTTGCTGGGGAAGCTTTGTGATAATCAGAGTATTAATTTTGAGTATGGTACAGGAAGATTACAAGATAGAAGGTCAATCATGGATGATGTAATGAGAGTAAGGCCAACTCATGTGTTGAATGCTGCTGGTGTTACAGGGAGGCCTAATGTTGATTGGTGTGAATCACACAAGGTGGAAACTATTAGGACAAATGTGGTAGGCACACTAAATTTAGCTGATGTTTGCAAAGACAACAACCTATTGATGATAAATTTTGCAACCGGTTGCATATTCGAGTATGATAAGGAGCATCCACAAGGCTCAGGCATTGGATTCAAGGAGGAAGACGAGCCAAATTTTACAGGTTCCTTCTACTCCAAGACTAAGGCCATG GTTGAAGATCTGTTGAAAGAATACGAGAATGTATGCACTTTGAGGGTTCGAATGCCGATTTCATCCGATCTTAGCAATCCGAGAAACTTCATCACAAAGATCAGTCGTTACAGTAAGGTTGTGAACATACCCAATAGCATGACGGTGTTGGATGAGCTCTTGCCGATCTCAATAGAGATGGCAAAGAGAAATTGCAGAGGAATATGGAACTTCACGAATCCAGGGGTGATAAGCCATAATGAGATATTGGAACTGTACAAAAAATACATAGAGCCAGGATTTAAATGGGTGAACTTCAATTTGGAGGAGCAAGCAAAGGTGATAGTGGCAGCAAGGAGTAACAATGAGCTTGATGCTGCAAAGTTGAAGAAAGAGTTTCCAGATATGTTGTCTATTAAAGATTCCATCATTAAGTATGTTTTCGAGCCCAACAAGAAGACATAA
- the LOC110602884 gene encoding trifunctional UDP-glucose 4,6-dehydratase/UDP-4-keto-6-deoxy-D-glucose 3,5-epimerase/UDP-4-keto-L-rhamnose-reductase RHM2 isoform X1, with the protein MFLCSENNYNNKRKESMTSHPAPYYQPRNLLITGAAGFIASHVTNRLIKNYPGYKIVALDKLDYCSNLKNLAPCRSSPNFKFVKGDIASADLVNHLLIAEDIDTIMHFAAQTHVDNSFGNSFEFTTNNIYGTHVLLEACKVTKRIRRFIHVSTDEVYGETDMETDIGNPEASQLLPTNPYSATKAGAEMLVMAYNRSYGLPTITTRGNNVYGPNQFPEKLIPKFILLAMKGEQLPIHGNGSNVRSYLHCDDVAEAFDVILHKGVIGHVYNIGTKKERRVLDVAEDICKLFGLDTEKAIKFVQDRPFNDQRYFLDDQKLKKLGWQETTPWTEGLKMTMDWYIKNPQWWGDVSAALHPHPRISLIVHANDDAWLLENARLSNEDENNKSSELKFLIYGRTGWIGGLLGKLCDNQSINFEYGTGRLQDRRSIMDDVMRVRPTHVLNAAGVTGRPNVDWCESHKVETIRTNVVGTLNLADVCKDNNLLMINFATGCIFEYDKEHPQGSGIGFKEEDEPNFTGSFYSKTKAMVEDLLKEYENVCTLRVRMPISSDLSNPRNFITKISRYSKVVNIPNSMTVLDELLPISIEMAKRNCRGIWNFTNPGVISHNEILELYKKYIEPGFKWVNFNLEEQAKVIVAARSNNELDAAKLKKEFPDMLSIKDSIIKYVFEPNKKT; encoded by the exons ATGTTTTTATGCagtgaaaataattataataataaacggAAAGAAAGCATGACTTCTCATCCTGCTCCTTATTATCAACCAAGAAATCTCCTAATAACTGGTGCAGCTGGTTTTATAGCCTCTCATGTGACTAACAGACTGATCAAGAACTATCCTGGATACAAGATTGTTGCTCTTGACAAGCTAGATTACTGCTCTAACCTCAAGAACCTTGCTCCGTGTAGATCATCTCCAAACTTTAAATTTGTAAAGGGTGATATTGCAAGTGCAGATCTTGTAAACCACCTTTTGATAGCTGAAGATATTGATACCATTATGCACTTTGCTGCCCAAACCCATGTTGATAATTCCTTTGGTAACTCCTTTGAATTCACTACCAACAATATTTATGGTACTCATGTACTTCTTGAAGCCTGCAAGGTCACTAAGCGAATCAGGAGGTTCATTCATGTCAGTACTGATGAAGTTTATGGTGAAACAGACATGGAAACCGATATTGGCAACCCTGAGGCTTCACAGCTCCTGCCTACAAACCCTTACTCTGCTACAAAAGCTGGGGCTGAAATGCTTGTCATGGCTTATAATCGATCATACGGCCTTCCTACAATTACAACTAGAGGCAATAATGTGTATGGCCCTAACCAATTCCCAGAAAAACTTATTCCAAAATTCATTCTCCTTGCTATGAAAGGCGAGCAGTTGCCGATCCATGGTAATGGCTCAAATGTGAGAAGCTATCTACACTGTGATGATGTGGCAGAGGCATTTGATGTCATACTTCATAAAGGGGTCATCGGCCATGTGTATAATATTGGTACCAAGAAGGAGAGACGAGTCCTAGATGTAGCAGAGGACATATGCAAGCTGTTTGGATTGGATACTGAAAAAGCGATAAAATTCGTTCAAGATAGACCTTTCAATGATCAGAGATATTTCTTGGATGATCAGAAGCTCAAGAAACTTGGGTGGCAAGAAACGACTCCTTGGACAGAAGGGCTAAAGATGACAATGGATTGGTACATCAAAAATCCGCAATGGTGGGGCGATGTATCTGCTGCTCTCCATCCACATCCTCGCATCTCATTAATAGTTCACGCAAACGACGACGCATGGTTGTTGGAGAATGCACGTTTGAGTAATGAGGACGAGAATAATAAAAGCTCAGAACTGAAGTTCTTAATATATGGGAGGACTGGCTGGATAGGGGGGTTGCTGGGGAAGCTTTGTGATAATCAGAGTATTAATTTTGAGTATGGTACAGGAAGATTACAAGATAGAAGGTCAATCATGGATGATGTAATGAGAGTAAGGCCAACTCATGTGTTGAATGCTGCTGGTGTTACAGGGAGGCCTAATGTTGATTGGTGTGAATCACACAAGGTGGAAACTATTAGGACAAATGTGGTAGGCACACTAAATTTAGCTGATGTTTGCAAAGACAACAACCTATTGATGATAAATTTTGCAACCGGTTGCATATTCGAGTATGATAAGGAGCATCCACAAGGCTCAGGCATTGGATTCAAGGAGGAAGACGAGCCAAATTTTACAGGTTCCTTCTACTCCAAGACTAAGGCCATG GTTGAAGATCTGTTGAAAGAATACGAGAATGTATGCACTTTGAGGGTTCGAATGCCGATTTCATCCGATCTTAGCAATCCGAGAAACTTCATCACAAAGATCAGTCGTTACAGTAAGGTTGTGAACATACCCAATAGCATGACGGTGTTGGATGAGCTCTTGCCGATCTCAATAGAGATGGCAAAGAGAAATTGCAGAGGAATATGGAACTTCACGAATCCAGGGGTGATAAGCCATAATGAGATATTGGAACTGTACAAAAAATACATAGAGCCAGGATTTAAATGGGTGAACTTCAATTTGGAGGAGCAAGCAAAGGTGATAGTGGCAGCAAGGAGTAACAATGAGCTTGATGCTGCAAAGTTGAAGAAAGAGTTTCCAGATATGTTGTCTATTAAAGATTCCATCATTAAGTATGTTTTCGAGCCCAACAAGAAGACATAA
- the LOC110602885 gene encoding cytochrome P450 714A1, whose protein sequence is MEASLPLRILSSLLLLGLIWFIIYLCNTIFILLISSHRVKRKLCMQGITGPSPSFLYGNLSQMQQIQSNAINRSHTHGDFVAHDYTSSIFPYFEHWRKLYGPVYTYSTGFRQHLYVNDPEMVKEMNQSLSLDLGKPTYMTKRLEPMLGKGIIRSNGHVWAQQRKIIAPEFFMDKTKGMVGLIVESAKPLLRKWEQCIEAQGGRQADITIDEDLRGLSADVIARACFGSSYMKGKEIFSKLRTLRTLITKQSILFGITSFGFFAYKNQKLKRNLETEIESLIWETVKERENQSLDKSYIEKDLMQQLLEAAVNNSNSSNSNFSPKHFIVDNCKNIYFAGHEATATAATWCMMLLALYPEWQSRIREEVTQFCSEGLDANSLSNLKTVTMVIQEALRLYPPGAFVSREALEQVQIGKITVPKGVCIWTLIPTMHRDTTIWGPDANEFRPERFADGVSKACKFAQAYIPFGVGTRLCVGRNLAMVELKVVLSLIVSEFTFSLSPNYQHSPAFRMIVEPEHGVQIIIRKV, encoded by the exons atgGAGGCGTCTCTTCCCCTGAGAATCCTGTCTTCGTTGCTTCTTCTGGGATTGATTTGGTTCATCATTTATCTCTGCAACACCATCTTCATCTTGCTTATTAGCTCCCACAGGGTTAAGAGGAAGCTGTGCATGCAAGGCATCACTGgaccttctccttcttttctctATGGAAATCTCTCTCAAATGCAACAAATTCAATCCAACGCAATCAACCGGTCTCATACTCATGGCGATTTTGTTGCCCATGACTACACTTCTTCCATCTTTCCTTACTTCGAACACTGGAGAAAACTATACG GTCCAGTATACACATATTCAACCGGGTTTAGGCAGCATTTGTATGTGAACGACCCGGAGATGGTGAAGGAAATGAACCAGTCTCTCAGTCTGGACTTGGGGAAGCCTACTTACATGACCAAAAGACTCGAACCCATGCTTGGAAAAGGCATTATCAGGTCCAACGGCCACGTTTGGGCTCAACAGCGCAAAATCATTGCGCCCGAGTTCTTCATGGACAAGACCAAG GGAATGGTAGGATTGATAGTGGAGTCAGCAAAACCATTGCTCAGAAAATGGGAGCAATGCATTGAAGCCCAGGGTGGTAGACAAGCAGACATTACAATTGATGAGGACTTAAGAGGCCTCTCAGCTGACGTGATTGCAAGAGCTTGTTTTGGGAGCTCTTACATGAAAGGCAAAGAGATTTTCTCCAAGCTTAGAACCCTCCGAACTCTCATTACCAAGCAAAGCATCCTGTTTGGGATAACAAGTTTCGG GTTTTTCGCTTACAAGAACCAAAAGTTGAAGAGGAACTTGGAAACAGAGATAGAGTCTTTAATATGGGAGACTGTGAAGGAACGGGAAAACCAAAGCTTAGACAAAAGCTACATTGAAAAGGATCTAATGCAGCAATTACTGGAGGCAGCCGTCAACAATAGCAATTCCAGCAATAGCAACTTCTCACCCAAGCACTTCATAGTCGATAATTGCAAGAATATATACTTCGCAGGCCATGAAGCAACTGCTACTGCTGCAACCTGGTGTATGATGCTCCTTGCTTTATATCCAGAGTGGCAATCTCGTATCAGAGAGGAGGTTACTCAATTCTGCAGTGAAGGCCTAGATGCAAATTCACTGTCCAACTTAAAGACG gtTACTATGGTGATTCAAGAGGCATTGAGGCTATACCCACCAGGAGCATTTGTGTCGAGGGAGGCACTGGAACAAGTTCAAATAGGAAAAATCACAGTTCCAAAGGGAGTATGCATATGGACCTTAATTCCAACCATGCACAGGGATACCACTATATGGGGACCAGATGCTAATGAGTTTAGACCAGAGAGGTTCGCAGATGGGGTCTCAAAAGCATGCAAATTTGCCCAAGCCTACATCCCATTTGGAGTTGGGACTCGATTATGCGTAGGCCGAAACCTTGCTATGGTGGAGTTGAAGGTTGTCCTATCCCTCATCGTCTCCGAATTCACCTTCTCTTTATCACCCAATTATCAACACTCTCCTGCTTTTAGAATGATCGTGGAGCCTGAGCATGGCGTGCAAATTATAATTCGAAAGGTTTAG